The region GTACTGGCGCCATTTTTATCTATTACctcaatttttatgaaaaagtcTTTTAGCGGACTTTGAAACTAGACGCCTcacctataaacttgggattattcttttttggcgataagctagcaacctgtcactatttgaatctcaattccagaCAGCTgtgcgtggcctatcagtcttttcaagactgtagatTCTGTCTAccatgcaagggatatagacgtgattatatgtatgtattacagaGCGCTACCACAGGAAGAAGGAACTATGTTTCCGAAACGTCCACTAATAGGTAGCGGGAACGATAgttcgggctcgaccgccacagagggaagatcttccgccaggctaggtgttatgcctggggaaccgcggctccgacgatttTGCGTCGGAAGTTGTAACTATATATCCTcaaatccgtgaaatctttgcttgcgcgattaagacttttcgctgtttttgactgataacGTTGcgtgaatttatttttgttgcggCGTATAGATGTTGCCACAAAgctattattaatttgtcaaGATCATTTAATATGTGCTATTAACTTGCTTTAATACGTTAGTGTCAAGATAATCGGTTGGAATGACTATAGATCAGCTAATACCTACGTGACTTGACCCGTGTCTAATCAAgcaccttttatttatttatttatttggaagacCAACAAccgtttacaaaaaatagcGCCACATATGTATAACAAATGGTCAATTATTGGTCCTCACAGATACAAAAcactaatacaataaaaaaaagtaacatcaATCTCTAAACAatcaacaataacaatttatgaGTTAACGTCTAgttactaattttaaaagaacttaattctatcaccagttaaatatatacatattattgtaatatcATCCCAGGTtattcttttatctttttaaatgtgTGGAAAGAATGGTGGTAATCCACACACACTAAAAATAAGtgtcagtttaaaaaaaaaggaattcaTCACAATTCATCATTCATTATCGTTCTCTCAAAATCATTAACAATAATCCTTCAGGTACATTTATACAACCAATCTTGATCTTTGATAGCTGGTtaataaaggcgtgattatcAGCCGTCTTTGGAGTGTTCAGTGCGTGGTAGATtaatcatatacatacatagggtAGGGTTACTGTTACATTACATCTGCATCCcaacgggtagacagagccacagtcTTGATTCTTCATTGTGACAAAGCTTATTTTTGTTGCCTTTAATCTGAAGCCACATTATGACTCAATACGTAATCACATATaatcgtctatatcccttgcggggtagacagagcgaagtcttgaagagaccgataggccacgttcacctgtttggcttaatgataagagttcagattcaaatagtgacaggttgctagcccatcgcctaaaagaagaatcccaattatgACTTATGACTCAAGAGTATGAGAAAATCACCACGTTTCTAAACCGTGACTCAGTCATGATAATCACTCAGGAAATACATTTTGAATCAGTTTCTCTTTTTTTCCAATGATTTGTACATTTTATCTACTTAATGAAAGATTGCTTGAAATAAGTTAAGAATTTGAAAGaccaatttaaaattgaatgataatgaaaaattttataagttgaTACGAGTATAGTAGCTTCTTCTGGGTTCATCgtgacaaatttaaataaataaataaaccggTAAAAAaggtggtcgaattggtagggtgctcggttaaaatgcgtgataagcataaaaggcacaggttcaaatcccacctcggccatgtatgAAATGACTATATTTTTGAAGTCTGTATACTAACTGATGTTCTTCCGGTGAGGAAAAACACCgcgaggaaacttgcacattcaggcaactgaatgtgtaaccatgatccaataggttaggttcccctacaAAGGTTACCGAGGTCAGATTTTcttcgcttcgtgtaaaaacctgagtcCCCCAATCCACAAAAAACCAGGATAACGCCAGGagaaacatattatatttctatacatacatacataaactcacgtctatatcccttgcggggtagacagagccagtaggcTAAATGATATTACACatatattagtaaataaatattaactagatgtgcccgcgacttcatccgcgtggaattttaggttttgttttagttattttgggcctcattgaagccctcaacgaTTAAAGACATTGGAATAACTGAgcttactgatagaaatttctctagaaataataCTCTTCAGTTTAAGTTCTatacttattttctttttctttggtGTGTAGAACATCGCTCACGTTGGTATGGCCATTTAAAAAGACGCGAAGGAGACCACGTGGTGACAATTGCGCTAAAATTAccagaacaaaaaaaagaggtaGAGGCCACCCGCCATCGACCTGGTGGTCAGACATCCGAAAGGATCTCAAGCAAGCCCAGTTGCCAGAATCGACAACCCAATACAATACCGAACAAGTCTTGGCGCAGAAAAGTGGGGAGACCCGACCCCACATAACGGGACCAGGGATGGAAGAAGAAGTAGAAGAagaagtacctacattaataaaaataatataacaaatttatagaaaagattgccgtgtggttcccggcaccaatacaaaaaagaataggaccactccatctctttcccatggattaaaaggcgactaagggataggcttacaaacttgggattctttttttaggcgatgggctagcaacctgtcactatttttgaatctcaattatatcgttaagccaaatagctgaacgtggccattcagtctcttcaagacttggctctgtctaccccgcaagggatatagacgtgaccatatgtatgtatgtatgttatagaaGAGATACGGAAGAACTCGCGGGAAACAGCTAGTACCCTACTTAGTTACCTACGtagtaaagattttttttaatgttattttcgaactaaaaataaagaggTCTGTCTGTTGACCCCTATCACGATAGCAAggtatctatttataaataaaacacaatgaTATTTTGCATTAGCTATGCATGTACAGTCAACTATATATTAACCTACCCAAATTCATTGCAAATTAGCCTTTTTTACCGAGTCATAGATACTGCGGGGTAACTTTGATATGCAGTTGACTGTACCAAAAGAAtagtaaagttttaatttcaaaactgtATAACAATAAACAAGTTGTAAAATCTtacttaaattgtaaatgtacttatctacttaataaaattatttatgatttttttaagtactggtaattttttatgtgattGTTTATTacctatgtacataattacttTCAATAAGTACTTCGTATGtacatagtacatacatgaatcaatcaatcaatgtatgatcatgtctttatctcttgcggggaagacagagtcaacagtcgtAAGAAGACGTTGtttgaaggccacgttcataacagaaattcaaatattgacaggttgctaaccttatagaggaatcctaagtttaaaaacctatcccttagtcgccttttacgacatccatatggAAATAAAAGGAATTAAGTGGTACTAATACTTACGGTATAATATCAACAAAAGCTTTAATCTGTTAGGTTTTTGTAATGTAAACAATTTATTCTGAATTCTTGGCATTTTACAGAAACTGCAATTTGCAATTGCAACGTCCACTAAGTCACGTAAACCATTTCGTTGCcattcataaaaacaaaagacccTGTACCAATGCACTGTTCATAGAATAATCTTTTTATCGCTAGGGCTCATGGTACAGGCCATATCAGCTGAGATGCGAGGATTCCATTCGAACATCAAATATCGAAACAAACATAGACGCGTCGCCGGTCGTGGGGGGAAGTCGTTCAAGTTTGTTGTGTGCcagtgttaattaaaaaaacaaaatgaggTTTCTATCGAGtttagtattttgttttttgtgctACAGTTTATCACTAGCcagtgtaagtattttttcatctatttttttttatatttgcacGTGTGATGTTGTAATGGCCGGTATTTtggctatatttttatttaaattgaataagatagataactaattaaaaaaatcaaaataaatatattattacaccTAGTGGGTAggtgtaattaataatttatttaagcaaTCTAAAGGCGTGTTacacgtataaaaaaaaagaaaaaaatagtcattcattcacttatcttatatacctacatatttattttacaaatatgcactcttaataaagagaaaagatttgtatttttgtatgtttgtaacgaataaactcaaaaattaagtacctactacttaTGATTTTCCAGAAAGCCACAGATTTACCTAAAATAGAGCTTTGGGAGTGACAAAGGCTaattttttctggaatttctCACGTGTGCGAAGTCCagcgcaaaagctagttacaAAATGAACATAATTGAGTTCTCGTTTTCGTGGTCGATACTAGTAGGTACatagccaataaaaataatgtaattagtttattagtttaagatcgtgatataaaaaaaatatgtgttagGTACCaaagattaataattaaagatatcaatcacgtctttatcccttgcgtggtaggcAAAGCCACCAATCTTGGAAAGGCCGTGTTTTGCTAAATGGCATTATAATGGCTAGATGAGATCACATCGCcataaagaagaatcacaactttgaaaagattttcagaaaaataaattgtgaaaaaaaaacatgacgtGACTacgatttatttgttttttaatctataaattttctttcttgtttatttaattttcctgAATGTTTTTCTCcttatattaactttattaaatttaatattttcgaaTTAAGTATATGACCTTTATAAAAACTTCTAagtcctttaaaaaaaaagcacgTGCGACGTAGCAACAATGGTTCAACACCCGATCACGCGATGATGCCGTGTTGTTGTTCCTTCTCTTTCTAAAAAAGAGACAGGAATACTGCCCTAATTCCCTATCCCTTGGGTTGTCATTAATCTCGTCAGAGGGGAGTCACGTAGACAGATTCGTATTGAGACGGCGCTAGCTAGAAATATTTGTGGGCAACTATATGTTAGCGCCCTctagtaagtttgtttgtaaactctttactGCATATAAAaggaaatgtaacaaaaatagaacagtcattggatttagaagaatatgtacaatggcggacttatctcaATCGAGAtttctaccagtcaaccaaatATATGTTGTAATTATAggctgataaaaaaaataggctgatataaataatataatcacatctatatcccatgcaggATGTACAGATTCCTTTCTTGAATCTGTCTCTTGAATGTCATCTCACACactcttgaaaaaactgaaacgccacgttcagctgtatggttttatgatggaatagaGATAGCATACTGGCAGGTTGCTAACTAAgctgaattccatcataaagccatccAGATTAAGTAAGgcaagtcttttctagactgttggctctgtttatcccgTAATGgacctttatatatttacatacatacatacatattgtcacgtctgtatccctcgcggggtagacagagccagcagtcttgaaaagactgaatagccacgtgagaggttgctaaaccatcgcctaaaaagaatcccaagtttgttagcctttccctcagtcgccttttacgacatccatgggaaagagatggagtggtcctaatcttttttgtattggtgccgggaaccacacggcatctttatatatttttttatgatattttaatttttacctttatatttgaatggaagtacatataatgtatatatatattttgtttcaggaCACATATAGGGCTGCAACATTTGGGTCCAGCGTCTTCTCTGATCTACGGAGATATTTACCAGCCTTGAAAGATGCTTCTAAACATGTAAGATTCCTCATTCTCTTTACTTCTTCGGCTTTAACTTTGGCTGCTTTGtgctttattttatacgtACTGAGACGATCGCCtttatattctttaatttcctcccaccctaaggttgactggaagagacggctttagcgataagtccgcctttgtacctcataacatacatacatacatacataaaatcacgcctctttcccggaggggtaggcagagactacctctttccacttgccacgatctctgcacacttccttcgtttcatccacattcatacctCATAACctgggtttttttttctgtttctcATCtaaaagagtttatctatctatctttagtcccggttacatcctcaacACTGTGGAGAGGAGACCGTGGTATGCCTTTGAACATGATCCTGGATttagtgagtcaggtttttacacgaaccgactcccgtctgatgacctccgcaacctttgcaggggaacctaactagcattggatcatggttacacatccagatgCTTGAATGCTCTGACCGTTCCCTGGGATGATagttaaaatatcaaaagttCACATACtagacatataatcacgtctatagatATCtatgcggagtagacagagaaatttcgaaaagactgataggccacattcagctgttcggcttaatgataaaattgagattcaaatagtcacaggttgctagcccatcgcctaaaagaagaattctaagtttataagcttaatatcccttagtcaccttttacgacatccatgggtaagggttgggtggtcccattcttttttctatttaagccgggaaccacacggcacgaataGAGATCTATGTATAGTTTAGTTTGTATTTAGTATCATttaatgatatatattttgtccTCAGGATGTAAATATAGTCGTTTTGCCTTCAGGAGATATATATACGGCTGAGAATTATGATGAGgtgagtaaaaaaattaaaattaaaaattattattaactagcttATGCCCAATACTTTGACGGCgttgtttcttttttcgcAAAAAAAAACGCAGCCTATGTAACAACATATTTAGGTAccgatttcatcaaaatcgattcagtGGTTCAAGCGTGAAAGCCTACAGACATACAggcttactttcgcatttataatattggtagaGGTTAAAAAGAGGTCGTCTAAGAACGTGATGGTTGGACGATCTGCGAAAAGCCgagaaaaactaaaaaaagtttgaaaccgcatcaaaatcggttcagcgaatctacttaactttttttttaaggtggCTAGCTTGAGCTTACAATGACGCGTTTGTAATATTGTTCCTATTTTCAGGACGTCAAGACCTTGTCAGACTTAGCCCAGCAGACGAACTTATATATAGTAGCTCACTTGCTGGAGAAAACCCAGTGTCCGAATGGTGAAGAAGTGGTAAGGAGTAACCTGGTCTTCGACAAAGAGGGGTCCATTATTGCTGTGTAAgtcatctctctctctcactctTATTACATACGCATATACATGTCTCTCaatctttttattaagaaatgtggtcgggagaatacattgtacAGATTAATTGACTAATacgaagtttaaataataaaaaacatacatacatataatcacgtctttttcccttgcgaggtaggcagagccaacagtgctgaaaatactgataggccacgatcagctttttggcttactgatagaattgagattcatataaagtgacaggttgctagcccatcgtcttaaaGAAGATTCCCAGGTTTGAAAGCCTATAGGTACCTGAgatgccttttacgatatccatgggaaagagatggagtgatcctattttttcatagtaaacaaacgtttaataaacaaatcaattcACATTACAATAGCCTTTTATTTCTGTATGTTTAGTCGACCATTGATTTCACCTTGAAgatatgttaattatattgtagTACTGCTATCAATTTGTTAGAAGCAATTTTCAATCAGGTCAATGATTGGCCTACTACGAATTTAGCTATTTAAACGCTTTATGTgttttggttcccggcaccaatagaaaaaaataatcggactactccatctcttccccacggatgtcgtaaaaggcggctaagggattggtttataaacttgggattcttcttttaggcgatgggctagcaacctgtcactatttgaatctcaattctatcttaaagccaaatagctaaacgtggcctacttatcagtcttttcaagactgttggctctgtctaccccgtaagggatatagacgtgaccatatgtatgtatgtattataagacattttaaaaaacatttaaatattattttgttttcacaaaatttgtaGACATCGAATAAAACTAAGACTTAAAACTTATATAGTTTCgcagaaaaaagaaaacgtggacgatacatacattattattatagttatgatatttctaaatgtaatatcaaatttacataaaattgatttttaaaattgaacaaattttaatttgctttAGTATCTAGTTGTAATTTCGAAAAGATTCGAGATCTGTgagtaacaaatataaatcgaAATCAATGTTCACGTACGAATTCTGAACTACCTACTTATCATTTAAGCggctaaaattttactttaaatatcaTTTCTTTCCAAACAGTTACAGAAAACCTATGAACAACATAGCCAATTGCACCTTCACGAGCAAAGACGTCACAACCTTCACCTCTGACTTCGGCGTGACCTTCGGACTCCTCATGGAGGAAGACCTGGTGTTAAGACCTCCAGGGTTGAAGGGGCTGAAGAACTTCGTGGTAACTGGCCCTTCGCAAGCTGATATATCGTTTTTGAATGGTAAGTAATTTTGGAAAAGTCCATAtatagtaaaaagtaaaagtaaaaagaatttattcaaagaacaccataacaaaaagacaaaaaaggaaacaaaaatatgtataaaaatagacatgtatttatttactaatttatgtacacagaaaacatcgagactgataaacacaggaaacaaaattacaaaggttctgcttatttcaaaagaaatctcttccagcagacccgagataggagacatgatggaaagggtgacaggcgtgtactctactcacacaactaataatagacatacataaacaaataagtacatatataaaatataataaaatacatatataaaatatacaaaataataaacttacataaaatatgtagtatGGTGCTCCCGAAAGGGTACCCCTTCAGCATAATGCTGGCTGTAAACATTCCGGAACAACAATCCGGAAGATCAGCGCCTGGTGCCTGGGTAGGCATCAcggatatagaatagaatagaataaatttattttcaaaattggatacaaggtatcacttattgacgtcacataacttaaatctaattataactactaccgcttccaaagcgcatctgtagaagaagcggcggaacaaactacactgcagcaatatacaatatataaaagatataCGTACAATACGTACGTCGGAGTCACTGTAGTGAGAGCGATAGTTCgtgctcgaccgccaccaaagatCTTCTAGAAGATCTTCCATCTTCTGCGAGGCTACGAGTTTATTGCCttgggaaccgcggctccgacgatgttctGTCGGaggttatacaaaaatatacctacatatgcccgtgaaatctttgtttgcgcgatttagactcttcgctttTATTGGCTGACAGCGTCGCGTCATTGGCTGTTGTcacttgtggcgtagagatgtcgccacacttAACTTGGCAATATCTATGTAGCGGGAGTGATAGTTGGAGCTCGGCAGTCACAAAGGGAAGATTTCGACTTCCGCCAGGTTAGGTGTAATGCCTGGGGAATCATAGCtcagacgatgttgagtcagaggttgtatttatgatccaatccgtgaaatctttgcttgcgcgatttaggctCTTCGTTGCTATTGGCTTAGCGCGTCACATTTTTCGCTATGATTGACAGATGGCTTCGATGGCGATAGCCCATTTTACGAATATTCCATTTTACGATTAGTTCTTTTTACGATTAGTCTTTTTTTACGATTAGTCCATTTTACGATTAGTCCATTTTACGATTAGCCCATTTTACGATTAATCCATGTTACGATTAGTCCATTTTACGATTAGTCCATGTTACGATTAGTCCATATTACGATTGGTCCATTTTACGATTGGTCCATTTTACGATTGGTCCAATTCACGATACTTTTGCATGCGATTACCTAGTCCATTTCACgattagttaatttattattccgaattttaacaaaagtatGTTTACTGATTTATGTTTTGTCAAGCAGCAAACCAATTTGCACCGTCCTGGGCCTTCATCAACAATGTGAATCTCATCACCAGCAGTGCCGTGTACGCGGGCAGATCAGGAAAGGTGGAAGGACAATATGTTGATCTGATGAAATTCATTGAAAAAGGTGATTTTCTGATATTTTCTAATCCctattaatgttataaatgtcgtgtggttcccggcgccaatagagGAGGAGGAAaggaataggactactccaactctttcccatgtgttaaaaggcgaataagggacaggcttgtgaacttgggattcttctattaggcgatgggctagcaacctgtcacaatttgaatctcaattctatcattaagtcaaagaAAATTGATCATTGaagtctatcagtcttttcaaaactgcatgttggcactgtctaccccgcaagggatatagacgtaatatagatatgtatgtatgtatgttatattataaatgcgaaagtaactaacagatgaaccgattttgatgaaacgtGGTACATATAGATAAATGTTGATCCTATGGAAGAACATAGacttt is a window of Amyelois transitella isolate CPQ chromosome 26, ilAmyTran1.1, whole genome shotgun sequence DNA encoding:
- the LOC106137055 gene encoding vanin-like protein 3 isoform X2, whose protein sequence is MRFLSSLVFCFLCYSLSLASDTYRAATFGSSVFSDLRRYLPALKDASKHDVNIVVLPSGDIYTAENYDEDVKTLSDLAQQTNLYIVAHLLEKTQCPNGEEVVRSNLVFDKEGSIIAVYRKPMNNIANCTFTSKDVTTFTSDFGVTFGLLMEEDLVLRPPGLKGLKNFVVTGPSQADISFLNANQFAPSWAFINNVNLITSSAVYAGRSGKVEGQYVDLMKFIEKESNEAPLSSLSSSFTSDDITGFIIRPVDLNLSPGGYEETVCHESFCCQFYVKTKAGLKQPKMNYYLSTFSGIRSFDKSHDIGTQICSVFACHQLEKRSCSLGHSGNGTFKKMDLGNRLEIPVMKLTCARSLLRYIYMFFLIGLGLGCLSI